From a single Methanobrevibacter sp. genomic region:
- a CDS encoding Ig-like domain repeat protein yields MKFKQIILIVCIMACICLSASAVFANDTVNETLSQGDLALDELQVSSNELNSTDDKLGDVISSNVIYFDASASADGVGTLENPYKVYKSDRIKFGTTAYFADGVYDITDSTSIYSSSKYQIKFIGASADKTILRSALTNKFDFTVTDNSYFVLKDLTLVGVHINNQANLIADNVIFTDSTRFNPNYPPTLSYYHNSKVYDSTFGGVIICDTPTNKVTTLNLTNCNFNNNDVLSGGVIAAYNTNAYLQNCEFYNSSADNFGGAIYSIKSTFNIYDTTFELNNAKYGGAIYTNASTFNLKDSQFKQSQAISFGGAIASFFSQIGINNVDFNDYASLNDAGGAIYSTGGSVTVDGSSFKDGHSDFGGAICNLKADLTIKNSDFINNYATHYGGSIYNMYGSVALTGNNFNNTRASSGGSVFNRLSDSFNLKNNKFTLSTADEGELVFIDGNKVDVVESGNTYDSSYVLLKYGNLYDIDYFKDVPIIAVSPEPFDAVPISYDARKYGYITSVKDQGQGGNCWAFSGIATLEACLKKATGIDYDFSEENVKNLMYEYSLFDLDTGVASGGNLYMFIAYLASWFGPTYDVNDVYDEYSSLSALYDAIVHVQNVYILPERTSFYDNEHIKKAVLNYGAVSIGIDLPSGVGHAVTIVGWDDEYTSTDFLGNKAVGAWIIKNSWGSSWGYNGYGYLSYQQSISFGYTFIFDDDRGYSNVYQYDFEGKSGYHTTNSNQVFIKNQFTAENDEILSAVSTYFDEPANYTVSIYLNGKQVTTQDGISEEMGYYTIPLNDEIELKKGDTFEVVVKFNGKYGFFPVCTADEINKMNFGEGISFYSADGKTWGDLYKDIHGVACIKAFTHSKTLSDVSLALDQSGGTESNPFGNINLGDVINIQLALPQEFIADGNKQTLDGLVKFTIDGKNYFATVENGKACLNISFEQEGVHNVSAQFISSRAASKSINFTVNVVKTAQTDLHIIANDVSKFYGGSETYSVTLNKDGKVLSGVNVRILVDDKEYSVEKTDANGQIIIDFDLPVGTYYVSAIYGGKTTTSKFTVLSTINVEDISQEYGDSEISASFLKTDGNALTNAQVSFNIELYGVYSTFNEKVDATTNVAGIAISQIILPASKYTVSVVNPVSGEKKQFILDILPIDTKCSVSVTQTASTITFSAIIDSDAVITKYVRFDQNNPYVNFLVSGNVFKADAGLINVQGENKTFLSSSVTIGRLSVGDYEVSAIFSGDGNFKVSSDSETFSVSDPNPNKLTSTIYVCSYGNAGTIVQVTDGSGNNVQGELVYATVANQTVSAITDDNGQARFEFADLEVGDYQVFFEYKGQTLMNYLFVHSTIDMSALSGQYLNSKVGATFRNFNTNLLANEDVKFIINGKEYSAVTDANGYAAVDVDLPVGTHSVTAVNLYTNERKHSKITIYKTTPSIKISKYKRGDSVFITATLEHTSAIGNVVFTMDSNKYVSTIKNGEAILALIVLDEGSHEVYANYIGDPNFNNILSTTLKFDYEKTNYTLSAQPVSKYYSGSDKFKVTLNNFNRPVSGEIINVVIGDKVYNLTTDSNGVATFNGILESGSHTVICTFEDKIISSEIVVRPTITVTSSTVGQSVSKLTAEFRDATGNLLKNKEVTFKVGSKEFKKTTDANGVATLDSGLDKGSYNVTIINPVTGETKVSGLTIIKSTPALSLSTVKQDGVNVLKAVLPKDATGYVEFVLDNVDQYEYELEGGQCILDGIGPGEYDVVATYHGNDAYNEVSQSHKFIVYRVAAVLTATGVTTTYGTSKKIVMTLKDTRGDVLVGRTILITLNNKVYHTIVSSDGDAVFSVPASLAPKTYTAKVTFAGEDVIGSATKTVKVVVKKATVKLTAAKKTFKVKDKTKKYVVTLKTNKNKVYKKQKITIKVKGKTYKATTNTKGQATFKLNKLTKKGSFSATVTFAGNTYYNKLIKKVKITVK; encoded by the coding sequence ATGAAATTTAAACAGATAATATTAATTGTTTGCATTATGGCATGCATATGTTTAAGTGCATCGGCCGTTTTTGCAAATGATACTGTAAATGAAACGTTAAGTCAAGGAGACTTAGCTTTAGACGAGCTTCAAGTAAGCAGTAATGAATTAAACAGCACTGATGATAAGCTTGGAGATGTAATATCCTCCAATGTGATTTATTTTGATGCTTCAGCAAGTGCGGATGGTGTTGGTACCCTGGAAAATCCTTATAAAGTTTATAAATCAGACAGGATAAAATTTGGTACTACTGCTTATTTTGCAGATGGTGTTTATGACATAACCGATTCAACTTCCATTTATTCATCATCCAAATATCAAATAAAATTCATTGGTGCAAGCGCTGATAAGACAATTTTAAGGTCTGCTTTAACAAATAAGTTTGATTTTACAGTAACTGACAATTCTTATTTTGTTTTGAAAGACTTGACACTTGTAGGTGTTCACATTAACAATCAGGCTAATTTAATTGCAGATAATGTCATATTTACAGACAGTACACGCTTCAATCCAAATTATCCACCAACATTATCATATTATCATAATTCTAAAGTGTATGATTCCACTTTCGGAGGAGTAATTATCTGTGATACTCCTACCAATAAGGTAACTACTTTGAATTTAACTAACTGTAATTTCAACAATAATGATGTGTTATCTGGTGGTGTAATAGCAGCTTACAATACAAATGCATACCTTCAAAACTGTGAGTTTTACAATTCCTCAGCAGATAATTTTGGAGGTGCTATTTACAGCATAAAATCCACTTTCAATATTTATGATACAACTTTTGAGCTTAACAACGCTAAATATGGTGGAGCAATATATACAAATGCAAGTACTTTTAATTTAAAGGATTCACAATTTAAACAATCACAGGCTATAAGCTTTGGTGGTGCAATAGCTTCCTTTTTCAGCCAAATTGGTATCAATAATGTTGATTTCAATGATTATGCTTCCTTAAACGATGCTGGAGGAGCAATCTATTCTACAGGAGGATCAGTAACAGTAGATGGTTCTTCATTCAAAGACGGCCACTCAGATTTTGGTGGTGCAATCTGTAATTTAAAAGCAGATTTAACTATTAAAAATTCAGATTTCATCAACAACTACGCAACCCACTACGGAGGTTCAATATACAACATGTACGGAAGTGTAGCACTCACCGGAAATAACTTCAACAACACCCGTGCAAGCAGTGGTGGAAGCGTATTTAACAGACTTTCAGATTCATTCAATTTAAAAAACAACAAATTTACACTTTCAACAGCAGATGAAGGTGAATTGGTATTCATCGACGGAAACAAAGTTGATGTTGTAGAAAGCGGAAATACCTATGACAGTTCTTATGTGCTGTTAAAATATGGAAACCTTTATGATATCGATTATTTCAAGGATGTTCCTATAATTGCAGTTTCACCTGAACCATTTGATGCCGTACCGATTTCATACGATGCAAGAAAATACGGTTACATTACTTCAGTTAAAGACCAGGGTCAGGGAGGTAACTGTTGGGCATTTTCAGGTATTGCAACATTGGAAGCATGCCTTAAAAAAGCAACAGGAATCGATTATGACTTTTCAGAAGAAAACGTTAAAAACTTAATGTATGAATATTCCCTCTTTGATTTGGATACTGGAGTAGCTAGCGGTGGAAACCTCTACATGTTCATAGCTTATTTGGCAAGCTGGTTCGGTCCAACTTATGATGTAAATGATGTTTATGATGAATATTCCTCATTATCCGCATTATATGATGCAATAGTACACGTTCAGAATGTTTATATCCTGCCGGAAAGAACAAGTTTCTATGATAATGAACATATCAAAAAGGCAGTACTTAATTATGGTGCAGTTTCAATTGGTATTGACTTGCCATCAGGTGTAGGTCACGCAGTTACCATCGTCGGATGGGATGATGAATATACCAGTACAGACTTTTTAGGAAACAAAGCAGTAGGTGCATGGATAATCAAAAACAGCTGGGGTTCCAGTTGGGGATATAACGGTTACGGATACCTCTCTTACCAACAGTCAATAAGTTTCGGATACACATTCATTTTTGACGATGACAGAGGATACAGCAATGTATACCAATACGACTTTGAAGGTAAAAGCGGTTACCATACAACTAATTCCAATCAGGTATTCATAAAAAATCAGTTCACAGCCGAAAATGATGAAATTCTATCAGCTGTTTCAACATATTTCGATGAACCTGCAAATTACACAGTCTCAATATACCTAAACGGAAAACAGGTCACAACTCAGGACGGAATTTCTGAAGAAATGGGATACTATACAATACCTCTCAATGATGAGATTGAACTGAAAAAAGGAGATACCTTTGAAGTTGTTGTCAAATTCAATGGAAAATATGGTTTTTTCCCTGTTTGTACAGCAGATGAAATAAATAAAATGAACTTTGGCGAGGGCATTTCATTTTATAGTGCTGACGGCAAGACTTGGGGAGATTTATATAAAGACATTCATGGAGTAGCATGTATAAAAGCATTCACCCATTCAAAAACTTTATCCGATGTATCACTTGCTCTTGATCAATCCGGAGGCACAGAATCCAATCCGTTCGGCAATATCAACCTTGGTGATGTAATCAATATTCAATTAGCTCTTCCACAGGAATTCATAGCTGACGGAAACAAACAGACTTTGGACGGTCTTGTAAAATTCACTATTGACGGTAAAAACTATTTTGCAACAGTAGAAAACGGAAAAGCATGCCTAAACATTTCTTTCGAACAGGAAGGAGTGCATAATGTATCAGCACAGTTCATATCCAGCAGAGCAGCTTCCAAAAGTATAAACTTCACTGTTAATGTAGTTAAAACCGCACAGACAGATTTACACATTATTGCAAATGACGTATCCAAATTCTATGGAGGGTCTGAAACATATAGTGTCACATTAAACAAGGATGGTAAAGTGTTAAGTGGGGTAAATGTTAGAATTTTAGTGGATGATAAAGAATACTCTGTAGAAAAAACCGATGCTAACGGGCAAATTATTATTGATTTCGATTTACCTGTTGGAACTTACTATGTATCTGCAATATACGGAGGTAAAACCACAACATCCAAATTTACAGTATTGTCAACAATCAATGTTGAGGACATTTCTCAGGAATATGGTGATTCTGAAATTTCAGCATCATTTTTAAAAACTGATGGTAATGCACTTACAAATGCACAAGTTTCATTCAATATTGAACTTTATGGCGTATATTCCACTTTTAATGAGAAAGTTGATGCCACTACCAATGTAGCAGGTATTGCCATCTCTCAAATTATTTTACCTGCATCTAAATATACTGTATCAGTTGTAAACCCTGTAAGTGGTGAGAAAAAACAATTTATATTGGATATTTTACCAATTGATACCAAATGTTCAGTTTCTGTCACCCAAACAGCTTCTACTATAACATTCAGTGCAATTATAGATTCTGATGCAGTCATAACCAAATATGTACGTTTTGATCAAAATAACCCTTATGTTAATTTCCTCGTTAGCGGCAATGTTTTTAAAGCTGATGCAGGTTTAATTAATGTACAGGGTGAGAACAAGACTTTCCTTTCATCCAGTGTAACTATTGGTAGGTTATCTGTAGGAGATTATGAGGTTTCTGCAATCTTTTCAGGTGACGGTAATTTCAAAGTTTCATCAGACTCCGAAACATTTTCAGTCTCTGATCCAAATCCAAATAAGTTAACTTCAACAATCTATGTATGTTCCTATGGTAATGCAGGAACCATAGTCCAGGTGACTGATGGAAGTGGTAATAATGTCCAAGGTGAATTAGTATATGCAACAGTTGCAAATCAAACAGTTAGTGCTATAACTGATGATAATGGACAGGCCAGATTTGAATTTGCTGATTTGGAAGTTGGAGATTATCAGGTATTCTTTGAATATAAAGGTCAGACACTCATGAATTATCTTTTTGTTCATTCAACAATTGACATGTCTGCTTTAAGCGGCCAATATTTAAATTCAAAAGTAGGTGCAACTTTCCGTAATTTCAATACCAATCTTTTAGCAAACGAAGATGTCAAATTCATAATTAACGGTAAGGAATACAGTGCAGTCACTGATGCTAACGGATATGCTGCTGTCGATGTTGATTTACCTGTTGGAACTCACTCCGTTACAGCTGTAAATCTGTACACTAATGAGAGAAAACATTCAAAAATAACAATCTATAAAACAACACCTTCCATTAAAATTTCAAAATACAAACGTGGAGATTCTGTATTTATTACAGCCACTTTGGAACATACCTCTGCAATTGGTAATGTAGTATTTACAATGGATTCAAATAAGTATGTCTCCACAATAAAAAACGGTGAAGCAATACTTGCACTGATTGTTCTTGATGAAGGTTCACATGAAGTATATGCAAACTATATCGGGGATCCTAACTTCAACAACATTCTTTCAACCACTTTGAAATTTGACTATGAAAAAACAAACTATACTCTGTCTGCTCAGCCAGTATCAAAATATTACAGCGGCAGTGATAAATTCAAAGTTACATTAAATAACTTCAACAGACCTGTCAGCGGTGAAATAATCAATGTTGTTATTGGTGATAAAGTATACAACCTTACAACTGACAGCAATGGTGTAGCTACATTCAATGGTATACTTGAATCCGGAAGTCATACTGTTATCTGTACTTTTGAAGATAAAATTATATCATCAGAAATTGTAGTAAGACCAACAATAACTGTTACAAGCAGTACTGTTGGCCAGTCAGTTTCAAAACTCACTGCAGAATTCAGGGATGCAACAGGCAATCTTTTAAAAAATAAGGAAGTTACCTTCAAAGTAGGTTCTAAAGAATTTAAAAAGACAACAGATGCTAATGGAGTTGCAACTCTAGATTCAGGTCTGGATAAAGGAAGCTATAATGTTACTATCATAAATCCGGTTACTGGTGAAACAAAAGTTTCAGGATTAACAATTATCAAATCAACTCCTGCACTTAGTTTATCTACAGTTAAACAGGATGGTGTAAATGTACTTAAAGCAGTTTTACCGAAAGATGCTACAGGATATGTTGAATTTGTTCTGGATAATGTAGACCAGTATGAATATGAACTTGAAGGCGGACAATGTATTCTTGACGGTATCGGTCCTGGCGAGTATGATGTTGTTGCAACATATCACGGAAATGATGCATACAATGAAGTTTCACAGTCACATAAATTTATAGTTTACAGGGTTGCAGCTGTTTTAACTGCTACTGGTGTTACAACCACTTACGGAACCAGCAAAAAGATTGTCATGACATTGAAGGATACCAGGGGAGATGTTTTAGTTGGAAGAACAATTCTCATTACTTTAAACAATAAGGTGTATCATACAATAGTTTCATCTGACGGGGATGCTGTCTTTTCTGTTCCTGCATCATTGGCTCCAAAGACCTATACTGCAAAAGTTACTTTTGCCGGTGAAGACGTCATTGGCAGTGCGACCAAAACTGTTAAAGTTGTTGTGAAAAAGGCAACTGTGAAATTAACCGCAGCTAAAAAAACCTTTAAGGTAAAGGATAAAACCAAAAAATATGTTGTTACCTTAAAAACTAATAAAAACAAGGTTTATAAAAAACAGAAGATCACTATTAAAGTTAAAGGTAAAACATATAAGGCAACTACCAACACTAAAGGACAAGCAACCTTTAAACTTAACAAGTTAACTAAAAAAGGTTCATTTAGTGCTACTGTCACATTTGCTGGAAATACCTATTACAACAAATTAATCAAGAAAGTAAAAATCACTGTTAAATAA